Below is a genomic region from Sphingomonas sp. KR3-1.
ACATCAAGGAGTCGCTCGCGCTGCTCCGCCGGTTCCTCGATTGGGACCGCGCGCTGCGCCGGCTCGACGAGCTCAACGCGCGTGTCGAGGATCCCACGCTGTGGAACGACGCCAAGGCCGCGCAGGACGTGATGCGCGAGCGCCGCCGTCTCGACGAGGCGATCAGCGCCACGCGCGCGATCGAGACCGAGCTCAACGACACCGCCGAGCTGATCGAGATGGCCGAGGCCGAGGGCGACGAGGAGATGGCGAGCGAAGGCACCGCCAGCCTGGGCCTGCTCGCCGCGCGCGCCGAGAAGGACAAGGTCATGGCCCTGCTCTCGGGCGAGGCCGACGCCAACGACACCTATATCGAGATCAACTCGGGCGCCGGCGGCACCGAGAGCAACGACTGGGCGGGCATGCTCCAGCGCATGTACACGCGCTGGGCCGAGCGGCACGGGCTCAAGGTCGAGCTGGTCGACTATCATGCCGGCGAGCAGGCAGGCATCAAGTCGGCGACGCTGCTGGTCAAGGGCGAGAACGCCTATGGCTATGCCAAGACCGAGAGCGGCGTGCACCGGCTGGTGCGCATCAGCCCCTATGACAGCGCCGCGCGCCGCCACACCAGCTTCTCGTCGATCTGGGTCTATCCGGTGATCGACGACAATATCGAGATCGAGATCAACGAGAGCGAGCTGCGCATCGATACCTACCGGGCATCGGGCGCCGGCGGCCAGCACATCAACACCACCGATTCGGCGGTGCGCATCACGCACTTGCCCACCGGCATCGTCGTGCAGTGCCAGAACCAGCGCTCGCAGCACAAGAACAAGGCCGAGGCATACAACCAGCTGCGCGCCCGCCTCTACGAGCGCGAGCTTGCCGAGCGCGAGGCAGTGGCGAACGCGACCAACGCCACCAAGAGCGACATCGGCTGGGGCCACCAGATCCGCTCCTACGTCCTCCAGCCCTATCAGCTGGTCAAGGACCTGCGCACCGGCGTGACCTCGACCGCGCCGGGCGACGTGCTCGACGGGGATCTCGACGCGTTCATGGCGGCTGCGCTATCCCAGCGCGTGACCGGCGAAGCGGTCGAAGTGGAGGATGTCGATTGAGACGCGGCCCCGCCCTGCTCCCGATATTGATGCTCGCGGCGTGCAGCGGCGCGCCGGCGATCGGGAACAGGCAGGAGGCCACGCCCTCGACCAATAACGGCTTCCCGGCCGCCGACCGCCCCGTCGCCTCGATCCTGTCGCCGCGCTGGTCGACC
It encodes:
- the prfB gene encoding peptide chain release factor 2, with translation MRAEAQAHVDNIKESLALLRRFLDWDRALRRLDELNARVEDPTLWNDAKAAQDVMRERRRLDEAISATRAIETELNDTAELIEMAEAEGDEEMASEGTASLGLLAARAEKDKVMALLSGEADANDTYIEINSGAGGTESNDWAGMLQRMYTRWAERHGLKVELVDYHAGEQAGIKSATLLVKGENAYGYAKTESGVHRLVRISPYDSAARRHTSFSSIWVYPVIDDNIEIEINESELRIDTYRASGAGGQHINTTDSAVRITHLPTGIVVQCQNQRSQHKNKAEAYNQLRARLYERELAEREAVANATNATKSDIGWGHQIRSYVLQPYQLVKDLRTGVTSTAPGDVLDGDLDAFMAAALSQRVTGEAVEVEDVD